A single window of Chloracidobacterium sp. DNA harbors:
- a CDS encoding elongation factor G, protein MKAFTTDNIRNLAVIGHGDAGKTQLVSSMLHVAGAGGRWGKVDEGTTVTDYDEDSIERKISLNSNFAHVEYQDTKINLIDTPGYAAFVSHARPALRVADCALVVVDGVHGIEVQTEKTWNYANEFMLPRFMVINKIDKENADFDHAIETATDSFARSIVPFTLPIGNQVNFRGVIDVVHQKAYEFDADGKAKGIAIPSEMTAVLNSTRERLIEIVAESDDDLMEKYFETGTLPEEDIVPNLARAIAASKLCPVYAVSATNLIGIQILLDHLVEFAPNPATHEAEYGFTDYDMKGDRVSRKYSSDEPFSAYVFRTIADPFAGRINVMKVVSGKVTNDATVYNSTHDTVERLGALHVIAGKNLDKVNEAATGDIIAVVKLKDTQTGDTLCDKANPIVFPPVEYPEAAIAFAIEPKSRADEDKISSALHKILEEDPSLHFDRDPQTKEFILSGSGQLHIETVVKKLEHRYHVEVTLHPPKVPYKETLTQKVEVQGRHKKQSGGRGQFGDCKCIFEPLERGGGFEWVDKIFGGSVPQNFRPAIEKGIIEAAATGAIAGYPLVDFKVTLIDGSYHAVDSDEHSFRAAGRKAFRNAIDKAKPTLLEPIMDVEVFTPQEVSGDIMGDLNSRRGRVAGMETRGKQQVIKAKVPLSEMLDYQSKLNSVTQARGSYHMQFSHYDPLPGNLAQKVIDEAVAAGRVRAHEEDE, encoded by the coding sequence ATGAAAGCATTTACAACTGATAACATCAGGAATCTCGCTGTCATTGGACACGGCGACGCAGGTAAAACCCAGCTCGTCAGTTCGATGCTCCACGTCGCCGGTGCCGGTGGACGATGGGGTAAGGTCGACGAGGGCACCACGGTCACCGACTATGACGAAGATTCCATAGAACGCAAAATATCCCTTAATAGCAATTTCGCACACGTCGAATACCAAGACACGAAAATAAATTTAATAGACACGCCGGGCTATGCCGCTTTTGTATCACACGCTCGCCCCGCGTTACGCGTCGCCGACTGTGCCCTTGTGGTCGTCGATGGCGTCCACGGCATAGAGGTACAGACCGAAAAGACCTGGAATTACGCTAACGAGTTTATGCTGCCACGATTTATGGTCATCAACAAGATCGACAAGGAAAATGCCGATTTTGACCACGCGATCGAGACCGCAACCGACTCGTTTGCACGTTCGATCGTGCCGTTCACGCTACCGATCGGCAATCAAGTCAATTTTCGCGGCGTCATCGACGTCGTGCATCAAAAGGCGTACGAGTTTGACGCTGATGGCAAGGCCAAGGGGATCGCGATCCCGAGCGAGATGACTGCGGTGCTCAATTCGACACGCGAACGCCTGATCGAGATCGTCGCCGAATCGGATGACGACTTAATGGAGAAATATTTTGAGACCGGCACTCTTCCCGAGGAAGACATCGTGCCGAATCTTGCTCGAGCGATCGCCGCGAGTAAGCTATGTCCCGTTTATGCGGTATCGGCGACCAATCTGATCGGCATTCAGATCCTGCTCGACCACTTGGTCGAATTTGCACCGAATCCGGCGACGCACGAGGCCGAATACGGATTTACGGACTATGATATGAAGGGTGACCGCGTCTCGCGCAAATATAGCAGCGACGAGCCATTTTCCGCATACGTTTTCCGCACGATCGCTGACCCGTTTGCCGGGCGTATCAACGTAATGAAGGTGGTCAGCGGCAAGGTCACTAACGATGCCACCGTCTACAACTCGACGCACGATACAGTGGAGCGCCTCGGTGCACTACACGTCATCGCCGGCAAAAATCTCGACAAGGTCAATGAAGCGGCGACCGGCGACATCATCGCTGTCGTCAAATTAAAGGACACCCAGACCGGCGACACGCTCTGCGACAAAGCAAACCCGATCGTATTTCCGCCCGTCGAGTATCCCGAGGCGGCGATCGCATTTGCCATCGAGCCGAAGTCGCGTGCCGATGAGGACAAGATCTCGTCGGCACTTCACAAGATACTCGAGGAAGATCCGAGTTTGCACTTTGATCGTGACCCGCAGACCAAGGAGTTTATACTCTCGGGTTCCGGTCAGTTGCATATCGAGACCGTAGTCAAAAAACTCGAGCACCGCTATCACGTCGAGGTTACGCTTCATCCGCCTAAGGTCCCCTACAAGGAAACCCTTACGCAAAAGGTGGAAGTACAAGGCCGACATAAGAAGCAGTCCGGCGGCCGAGGCCAGTTCGGCGATTGTAAGTGTATCTTTGAGCCGCTCGAGCGCGGAGGCGGATTTGAGTGGGTCGATAAGATCTTTGGCGGATCCGTTCCTCAAAATTTCCGCCCGGCTATTGAGAAAGGGATCATCGAAGCCGCTGCAACCGGAGCGATCGCCGGCTATCCGCTCGTTGATTTTAAGGTCACATTGATCGACGGCAGTTATCATGCGGTCGATTCGGACGAACACTCGTTTCGGGCGGCCGGCCGTAAGGCGTTTCGCAATGCCATCGACAAGGCAAAGCCGACATTGCTCGAGCCGATAATGGACGTAGAGGTTTTTACACCCCAGGAAGTCTCAGGTGACATTATGGGCGACCTCAACAGCCGACGCGGCCGAGTTGCCGGAATGGAGACGCGCGGTAAGCAGCAAGTGATCAAGGCCAAGGTGCCGCTCTCTGAAATGCTCGACTACCAGTCGAAGCTTAACTCCGTCACGCAGGCTCGCGGGTCGTATCATATGCAGTTCTCGCATTATGATCCGCTGCCCGGCAATCTGGCCCAAAAGGTCATTGACGAAGCGGTCGCCGCAGGTCGTGTAAGGGCACACGAAGAAGATGAATAG